The genomic interval ACCATTGGTGATCATCACGTTGGATGGCTTCAAATCGCGGTGCACGATGCCCTTTTCATGGACGTAAGCCATGCCCGCGGCGGCTTGGCGAGCGATCTCGCAGGCATCGGCGACCGGTATCGGGCCGAGCGTCCGCACCAGTTCGGAGCCATCGATTCCATCGATCAATTCCATAACCAGAAAGTGAACGCCATCGGCTTCGCCGCCGTCGGTGGCTTGTACGATCGCCGGGTGTCGCAGGCTGCCCACGGCTTGCATCTCACGCTCGAACCGGGCCACCACTGCGGGGTTTTGAAGCCAGCGATCGGGCAAGACCTTCACCGCGACTTGTCGATTCAAACGTGTGTGCCGGGCACGGTAAACCATGCCCATGCCGCCGTGAGCGAGCGGCTCAAGCAATTCGTAGTCACGTAACTTGGGCAGCGTCAACGATGGTGCGATGTCCGATGCGTCGTACCAGGAGGCGGCGGCCCGTTTTGCGGCCAAGCGATACACTGAGACCGGTTCAGGCTGGACTGCGGGTGTTCGCAAGCCCTCCACCAGCGTATCGGAATCGCGGTCCAGAGCCGACACGGTCGCTTCACAATCGCTGCACGACTGGAGATGGCTCTCGATTTGAGCGGATTCAAACTCGGTGAGGTCACCCAGTAGGTAGTCGCGGAGTCGGTCTCGAGCGATGCATGGGATGTCTGTCATGGTCATCATGTGATTCATTTTGAGCTTACAAGTCAGGTGAGCAATCGTAAACGGTGTGACCACTAGGCGCGGATGATTCATACCCCGACGCGTAAGCGAGGGATACTCGGTAAATCCCTCGCATACGCGTCGGGTTATGAAAGACACTTTGCCGATTCCTGGTCTGGCTGCTTTGAATCACGCAGACGCGCGACAGGAAAATCAAAAAAGAATCACCTGGCGTCGGACAGTTCTTGCTTCAAACGTCGCAAAACACGCGATTTTGCTTGCCTTACGCTATTGGTCGACATTCCCAGTGAACGAGCGATCTCGTCCGTCGTCCGTTCCTCGACGACGGCCATCCAAAAGGCCTGCCAAGTCTGGGACTCAAAATCATTTCGGATCAACTGCATCGCACGGTGGTACAGCGCCAGCACGTCATTGCGAGTCGCCGCGGAGCTGTCGTCGTCCCAGTGCTCGGGAAGTTGATTCAGCATTCGCAGCGCGGTGTCTCCCCCGGTGGCATTGAGCCCTTGGGCACCCTGTGGTGAAGCACGGCGGAAATGATCGTGAATCTTGTTGCGGGTGATCGTCCACAGCCAGCCTCGAAATCGGCCTTCTGCTGCCGGATCGAATCTCTTGATCGCCCTAGCCACTGACGCAAAAACTTCTTGCATGACGTCGGCGGCATCCTCGGGTGACAGCCCGCCTCGACAGGCCCACGTGAAAATCAGCGGACCATAAAGATCAACCAAACGTTGCCAAGCGTTGGCGTCGTTGGATCGCACACGCTGAACCAAAGAAGCCGAAGTGCCTGCCGATGAGTCGTCCGTGGGATGAGAAGTGTTCATCCCGTTATGGTAACAAAATCGACACTTCAAGAGTGGCTGAATAGGGACTGTTGGACGGCGCCCGTTTGTCGTGAGTCAATGAGTGGGAACGGCAAAACGCTTGGCGAGGCACGCTATCGACTTGGAAAGTCGAGCGACAATTGTCGTTCGACTTTCCAAGTCGAAAACGAACACCACCATCCGCTCAAACACAAGCCATCCACCGTGTGCCGTGCTTACGCTGGGCTGTTCAAAATGTGGTGTTGATATTCTTGTTTCAGTCCATGTTTTTGTCCCATGCATCGCAATCCGAGTGAGCCTCAGGCGCTAGCCGTGGGCCGGTACCACAATCCGCCTCAGGCCCACGGCTAGCGCCTTAGGCTCACTGGGACCACCAGTTGCGCTGGGAGAGGTGACAGAAACTGGCGGATCGCCATAGTGCCACAATCCCAAATTTTGAGCTGTCCAGTGATTGTGAGTCGATTGCTATGATCGGCCTGCCGATTCGATCTTTCGTGCTGCTCCGAGACTCGCTAGAAAAAAGCCGGCTGAGTTTCTAGCAGCAAAGTGGTTTCGGCGACGTAAATGAGGATCGCTAGATGTACGAGGATGAAATCAAGTTTGATCAGTTTCTTTTTGAAATGGACGATGTTTTGGATGTTTTCATCGCGGATGCGGAGAGTGAGGGGGTTCACCTTGACTATTCGTTGGAAAGCCTTGCTGGTGTCGAGCAGATATTGTTATCGGATGCTTCGGATGACCTCACGTTGGAAAACCGGGCCGCACGGTATGTTGGGGAGGTGTTTCGCCGATTTGCTGGCGGCACGTGGTGCTTGTGCCAGAAGGGACCAAAGTATCTCTTCGACAACCTTCCGGTCATCGAAGGCCACTCGTCCAGCCCCGTTGAATTTTGCCCTATCTCGTTGGTAAGACTGTTTAAGATTCGAAAGCGGTGCGGAATGATACAGAAGGCTATTGAATCGAATGCGAATAGCTCGTCTTCTTGACTCTACAGCACCTGGATGTATTGAATGTTGAAAATCTTTGATCAAGAGGTCGTCGATCAGAACATCTGCATTGACGACGAGAAATCGTTTTCGGTCATTGGAAAGCACGCCGTTTTGCGAGGTTGCACGATTGACTGTAGGGTTCCAGCACGCGCAGTCTCATTCGACGGAGCACGGCTGGAGGACTGTCGCGTCATTGCCAAGAAAACCCTCAAGGGTTTTTCCTGGCTGCGGACCAGACT from Stieleria varia carries:
- a CDS encoding RNA polymerase sigma factor — its product is MNTSHPTDDSSAGTSASLVQRVRSNDANAWQRLVDLYGPLIFTWACRGGLSPEDAADVMQEVFASVARAIKRFDPAAEGRFRGWLWTITRNKIHDHFRRASPQGAQGLNATGGDTALRMLNQLPEHWDDDSSAATRNDVLALYHRAMQLIRNDFESQTWQAFWMAVVEERTTDEIARSLGMSTNSVRQAKSRVLRRLKQELSDAR